The following coding sequences are from one Triplophysa dalaica isolate WHDGS20190420 chromosome 12, ASM1584641v1, whole genome shotgun sequence window:
- the g6fl gene encoding g6f-like isoform X4: METYLASMLICSGIFFIPPLLALVDQGEIWNSVTMAHEGESATLSCFESPPTSSVLVTWKVMPVGGDRWSYLLSAKCNDGRTEGYKSIVFENSTFEISTDASLIFKASAPGIYNCVIKHGDKNLQEKTVLLALVKLTVTPQLPVMVDRTLRLTAQVSPTSVVAWGTWVSPRGEQLYTEITRATGVLLSKLPRVTIRESGVYTCRIGVHGNSGTSVSEHRVNVTVKQKVFIFTQVKYGTAKTSPSSLELACSYSQRSQVRSVRWSHVQNPSHPLQTTGVQGQIKTSVALPLTPETAGQYACTLYLDNGNSVQYIYSEQMSNIGTTVVPGSAVPPADSVSTSSHVSTLSLLLFLIPMIAIAVGVLLWRQGYCITRRRIVQSLSRHSVEVENIYENPDDLRQQTSPQGTVYMDLKPTGEMDVYKELDR; this comes from the exons ATGGAGACTTATCTTGCCTCTATGCTTATTtgttctggtatattttttatccCTCCACTCCTGGCACTGGTAGATCAAG GTGAAATATGGAACAGTGTGACCATGGCACACGAGGGTGAGTCCGCCACCCTGTCCTGTTTTGAATCACCACCAACATCATCTGTACTTGTTACCTGGAAGGTGATGCCTGTCGGAGGGGATCGCTGGTCATATCTATTATCAGCCAAATGCAACGATGGCCGGACTGAAGGATACAAGAGCATTGTGTTTGAAAACAGCACTTTTGAGATCTCTACAGATGCCTCGCTCATCTTCAAGGCCTCAGCACCCGGGATATACAACTGTGTGATAAAACACGGTGACAAAAATCTACAGGAGAAGACTGTTCTACTTGCTTTGGTTAAAT TGACAGTAACTCCTCAGCTTCCCGTTATGGTGGACAGAACTTTGAGATTGACAGCTCAGGTCTCTCCCACCTCTGTGGTCGCTTGGGGGACGTGGGTGTCTCCCCGGGGCGAACAGCTATACACTGAGATCACCCGCGCCACAGGCGTGCTGCTCAGCAAGCTGCCTCGTGTCACAATTAGAGAAAGCGGAGTCTATACCTGCAGAATTGGTGTCCATGGTAACAGTGGCACATCTGTCTCAGAGCACAGGGTGAATGTGACAGTGAAGC aaaaggtgtttatttttacacaggtgaaatatg GTACCGCCAAAACATCCCCTTCCTCCTTGGAGCTGGCCTGTAGTTACTCGCAACGTTCCCAGGTGAGGTCGGTGAGGTGGTCACATGTTCAGAACCCCAGTCATCCTCTGCAAACAACAGGAGTACAAGGCCAGATTAAGACCTCTGTGGCTCTCCCCCTGACCCCTGAGACAGCTGGACAGTATGCTTGCACATTGTATCTGGATAATGGTAACTCAGTGCAGTACATCTACAGCGAGCAGATGTCAAATATAG GTACAACAGTTGTTCCAGGCTCTGCGGTGCCACCTGCAG ACAGTGTTTCAACATCATCCCATGTTTCCACCCTCTCATTGCTCCTATTTTTGATACCCATGATTGCCATCGCTGTTGGGGTGTTGCTATGGAGACAGGGCTATTGCATCACACGTCGAA GAATTGTGCAATCCCTGTCTCGTCACTCTGTAGAGGTGGAGAACATCTATGAaaatcctgatgatctgagacaG CAGACATCTCCCCAAGGCACAGTCTACATG GATCTAAAGCCAACGGGTGAAATGGACGTGTATAAAGAATTAGATAGGTGA
- the g6fl gene encoding g6f-like isoform X2 yields the protein METYLASMLICSGIFFIPPLLALVDQGEIWNSVTMAHEGESATLSCFESPPTSSVLVTWKVMPVGGDRWSYLLSAKCNDGRTEGYKSIVFENSTFEISTDASLIFKASAPGIYNCVIKHGDKNLQEKTVLLALVKLTVTPQLPVMVDRTLRLTAQVSPTSVVAWGTWVSPRGEQLYTEITRATGVLLSKLPRVTIRESGVYTCRIGVHGNSGTSVSEHRVNVTVKQKVFIFTQVKYEISRSMASISYSLVTLSCPPVLGDYVVLYWEHPDSTTMELVFQFDRWRRSFTNQSLPHLHLIEPTTLAAAGNFSFLLKPALKNGGRYLCEVYLNDKAFIQQSILSVLYGTAKTSPSSLELACSYSQRSQVRSVRWSHVQNPSHPLQTTGVQGQIKTSVALPLTPETAGQYACTLYLDNGNSVQYIYSEQMSNIGTTVVPGSAVPPADSVSTSSHVSTLSLLLFLIPMIAIAVGVLLWRQGYCITRRRIVQSLSRHSVEVENIYENPDDLRQTSPQGTVYMDLKPTGEMDVYKELDR from the exons ATGGAGACTTATCTTGCCTCTATGCTTATTtgttctggtatattttttatccCTCCACTCCTGGCACTGGTAGATCAAG GTGAAATATGGAACAGTGTGACCATGGCACACGAGGGTGAGTCCGCCACCCTGTCCTGTTTTGAATCACCACCAACATCATCTGTACTTGTTACCTGGAAGGTGATGCCTGTCGGAGGGGATCGCTGGTCATATCTATTATCAGCCAAATGCAACGATGGCCGGACTGAAGGATACAAGAGCATTGTGTTTGAAAACAGCACTTTTGAGATCTCTACAGATGCCTCGCTCATCTTCAAGGCCTCAGCACCCGGGATATACAACTGTGTGATAAAACACGGTGACAAAAATCTACAGGAGAAGACTGTTCTACTTGCTTTGGTTAAAT TGACAGTAACTCCTCAGCTTCCCGTTATGGTGGACAGAACTTTGAGATTGACAGCTCAGGTCTCTCCCACCTCTGTGGTCGCTTGGGGGACGTGGGTGTCTCCCCGGGGCGAACAGCTATACACTGAGATCACCCGCGCCACAGGCGTGCTGCTCAGCAAGCTGCCTCGTGTCACAATTAGAGAAAGCGGAGTCTATACCTGCAGAATTGGTGTCCATGGTAACAGTGGCACATCTGTCTCAGAGCACAGGGTGAATGTGACAGTGAAGC aaaaggtgtttatttttacacaggtgaaatatg AAATATCAAGGTCTATGGCAAGCATCTCGTATTCATTGGTCACTTTATCCTGCCCTCCTGTCCTTGGTGACTATGTGGTGCTCTACTGGGAGCATCCTGATTCAACAACAATGGAGCTCGTATTTCAGTTTGACCGCTGGAGGCGGAGCTTCACAAACCAGTCCTTGCCCCACCTTCATTTGATAGAACCCACAACCCTAGCAGCTGCTGGGAACTTCTCCTTCCTGTTAAAACCAGCCCTGAAGAATGGAGGACGCTATTTATGTGAAGTCTATTTGAATGACAAGGCTTTCATCCAGCAGAGCATACTGAGTGTTTTGTATG GTACCGCCAAAACATCCCCTTCCTCCTTGGAGCTGGCCTGTAGTTACTCGCAACGTTCCCAGGTGAGGTCGGTGAGGTGGTCACATGTTCAGAACCCCAGTCATCCTCTGCAAACAACAGGAGTACAAGGCCAGATTAAGACCTCTGTGGCTCTCCCCCTGACCCCTGAGACAGCTGGACAGTATGCTTGCACATTGTATCTGGATAATGGTAACTCAGTGCAGTACATCTACAGCGAGCAGATGTCAAATATAG GTACAACAGTTGTTCCAGGCTCTGCGGTGCCACCTGCAG ACAGTGTTTCAACATCATCCCATGTTTCCACCCTCTCATTGCTCCTATTTTTGATACCCATGATTGCCATCGCTGTTGGGGTGTTGCTATGGAGACAGGGCTATTGCATCACACGTCGAA GAATTGTGCAATCCCTGTCTCGTCACTCTGTAGAGGTGGAGAACATCTATGAaaatcctgatgatctgagacaG ACATCTCCCCAAGGCACAGTCTACATG GATCTAAAGCCAACGGGTGAAATGGACGTGTATAAAGAATTAGATAGGTGA
- the g6fl gene encoding g6f-like isoform X3 codes for METYLASMLICSGIFFIPPLLALVDQGEIWNSVTMAHEGESATLSCFESPPTSSVLVTWKVMPVGGDRWSYLLSAKCNDGRTEGYKSIVFENSTFEISTDASLIFKASAPGIYNCVIKHGDKNLQEKTVLLALVKLTVTPQLPVMVDRTLRLTAQVSPTSVVAWGTWVSPRGEQLYTEITRATGVLLSKLPRVTIRESGVYTCRIGVHEKVFIFTQVKYEISRSMASISYSLVTLSCPPVLGDYVVLYWEHPDSTTMELVFQFDRWRRSFTNQSLPHLHLIEPTTLAAAGNFSFLLKPALKNGGRYLCEVYLNDKAFIQQSILSVLYGTAKTSPSSLELACSYSQRSQVRSVRWSHVQNPSHPLQTTGVQGQIKTSVALPLTPETAGQYACTLYLDNGNSVQYIYSEQMSNIGTTVVPGSAVPPADSVSTSSHVSTLSLLLFLIPMIAIAVGVLLWRQGYCITRRRIVQSLSRHSVEVENIYENPDDLRQQTSPQGTVYMDLKPTGEMDVYKELDR; via the exons ATGGAGACTTATCTTGCCTCTATGCTTATTtgttctggtatattttttatccCTCCACTCCTGGCACTGGTAGATCAAG GTGAAATATGGAACAGTGTGACCATGGCACACGAGGGTGAGTCCGCCACCCTGTCCTGTTTTGAATCACCACCAACATCATCTGTACTTGTTACCTGGAAGGTGATGCCTGTCGGAGGGGATCGCTGGTCATATCTATTATCAGCCAAATGCAACGATGGCCGGACTGAAGGATACAAGAGCATTGTGTTTGAAAACAGCACTTTTGAGATCTCTACAGATGCCTCGCTCATCTTCAAGGCCTCAGCACCCGGGATATACAACTGTGTGATAAAACACGGTGACAAAAATCTACAGGAGAAGACTGTTCTACTTGCTTTGGTTAAAT TGACAGTAACTCCTCAGCTTCCCGTTATGGTGGACAGAACTTTGAGATTGACAGCTCAGGTCTCTCCCACCTCTGTGGTCGCTTGGGGGACGTGGGTGTCTCCCCGGGGCGAACAGCTATACACTGAGATCACCCGCGCCACAGGCGTGCTGCTCAGCAAGCTGCCTCGTGTCACAATTAGAGAAAGCGGAGTCTATACCTGCAGAATTGGTGTCCATG aaaaggtgtttatttttacacaggtgaaatatg AAATATCAAGGTCTATGGCAAGCATCTCGTATTCATTGGTCACTTTATCCTGCCCTCCTGTCCTTGGTGACTATGTGGTGCTCTACTGGGAGCATCCTGATTCAACAACAATGGAGCTCGTATTTCAGTTTGACCGCTGGAGGCGGAGCTTCACAAACCAGTCCTTGCCCCACCTTCATTTGATAGAACCCACAACCCTAGCAGCTGCTGGGAACTTCTCCTTCCTGTTAAAACCAGCCCTGAAGAATGGAGGACGCTATTTATGTGAAGTCTATTTGAATGACAAGGCTTTCATCCAGCAGAGCATACTGAGTGTTTTGTATG GTACCGCCAAAACATCCCCTTCCTCCTTGGAGCTGGCCTGTAGTTACTCGCAACGTTCCCAGGTGAGGTCGGTGAGGTGGTCACATGTTCAGAACCCCAGTCATCCTCTGCAAACAACAGGAGTACAAGGCCAGATTAAGACCTCTGTGGCTCTCCCCCTGACCCCTGAGACAGCTGGACAGTATGCTTGCACATTGTATCTGGATAATGGTAACTCAGTGCAGTACATCTACAGCGAGCAGATGTCAAATATAG GTACAACAGTTGTTCCAGGCTCTGCGGTGCCACCTGCAG ACAGTGTTTCAACATCATCCCATGTTTCCACCCTCTCATTGCTCCTATTTTTGATACCCATGATTGCCATCGCTGTTGGGGTGTTGCTATGGAGACAGGGCTATTGCATCACACGTCGAA GAATTGTGCAATCCCTGTCTCGTCACTCTGTAGAGGTGGAGAACATCTATGAaaatcctgatgatctgagacaG CAGACATCTCCCCAAGGCACAGTCTACATG GATCTAAAGCCAACGGGTGAAATGGACGTGTATAAAGAATTAGATAGGTGA
- the g6fl gene encoding g6f-like isoform X1, translated as METYLASMLICSGIFFIPPLLALVDQGEIWNSVTMAHEGESATLSCFESPPTSSVLVTWKVMPVGGDRWSYLLSAKCNDGRTEGYKSIVFENSTFEISTDASLIFKASAPGIYNCVIKHGDKNLQEKTVLLALVKLTVTPQLPVMVDRTLRLTAQVSPTSVVAWGTWVSPRGEQLYTEITRATGVLLSKLPRVTIRESGVYTCRIGVHGNSGTSVSEHRVNVTVKQKVFIFTQVKYEISRSMASISYSLVTLSCPPVLGDYVVLYWEHPDSTTMELVFQFDRWRRSFTNQSLPHLHLIEPTTLAAAGNFSFLLKPALKNGGRYLCEVYLNDKAFIQQSILSVLYGTAKTSPSSLELACSYSQRSQVRSVRWSHVQNPSHPLQTTGVQGQIKTSVALPLTPETAGQYACTLYLDNGNSVQYIYSEQMSNIGTTVVPGSAVPPADSVSTSSHVSTLSLLLFLIPMIAIAVGVLLWRQGYCITRRRIVQSLSRHSVEVENIYENPDDLRQQTSPQGTVYMDLKPTGEMDVYKELDR; from the exons ATGGAGACTTATCTTGCCTCTATGCTTATTtgttctggtatattttttatccCTCCACTCCTGGCACTGGTAGATCAAG GTGAAATATGGAACAGTGTGACCATGGCACACGAGGGTGAGTCCGCCACCCTGTCCTGTTTTGAATCACCACCAACATCATCTGTACTTGTTACCTGGAAGGTGATGCCTGTCGGAGGGGATCGCTGGTCATATCTATTATCAGCCAAATGCAACGATGGCCGGACTGAAGGATACAAGAGCATTGTGTTTGAAAACAGCACTTTTGAGATCTCTACAGATGCCTCGCTCATCTTCAAGGCCTCAGCACCCGGGATATACAACTGTGTGATAAAACACGGTGACAAAAATCTACAGGAGAAGACTGTTCTACTTGCTTTGGTTAAAT TGACAGTAACTCCTCAGCTTCCCGTTATGGTGGACAGAACTTTGAGATTGACAGCTCAGGTCTCTCCCACCTCTGTGGTCGCTTGGGGGACGTGGGTGTCTCCCCGGGGCGAACAGCTATACACTGAGATCACCCGCGCCACAGGCGTGCTGCTCAGCAAGCTGCCTCGTGTCACAATTAGAGAAAGCGGAGTCTATACCTGCAGAATTGGTGTCCATGGTAACAGTGGCACATCTGTCTCAGAGCACAGGGTGAATGTGACAGTGAAGC aaaaggtgtttatttttacacaggtgaaatatg AAATATCAAGGTCTATGGCAAGCATCTCGTATTCATTGGTCACTTTATCCTGCCCTCCTGTCCTTGGTGACTATGTGGTGCTCTACTGGGAGCATCCTGATTCAACAACAATGGAGCTCGTATTTCAGTTTGACCGCTGGAGGCGGAGCTTCACAAACCAGTCCTTGCCCCACCTTCATTTGATAGAACCCACAACCCTAGCAGCTGCTGGGAACTTCTCCTTCCTGTTAAAACCAGCCCTGAAGAATGGAGGACGCTATTTATGTGAAGTCTATTTGAATGACAAGGCTTTCATCCAGCAGAGCATACTGAGTGTTTTGTATG GTACCGCCAAAACATCCCCTTCCTCCTTGGAGCTGGCCTGTAGTTACTCGCAACGTTCCCAGGTGAGGTCGGTGAGGTGGTCACATGTTCAGAACCCCAGTCATCCTCTGCAAACAACAGGAGTACAAGGCCAGATTAAGACCTCTGTGGCTCTCCCCCTGACCCCTGAGACAGCTGGACAGTATGCTTGCACATTGTATCTGGATAATGGTAACTCAGTGCAGTACATCTACAGCGAGCAGATGTCAAATATAG GTACAACAGTTGTTCCAGGCTCTGCGGTGCCACCTGCAG ACAGTGTTTCAACATCATCCCATGTTTCCACCCTCTCATTGCTCCTATTTTTGATACCCATGATTGCCATCGCTGTTGGGGTGTTGCTATGGAGACAGGGCTATTGCATCACACGTCGAA GAATTGTGCAATCCCTGTCTCGTCACTCTGTAGAGGTGGAGAACATCTATGAaaatcctgatgatctgagacaG CAGACATCTCCCCAAGGCACAGTCTACATG GATCTAAAGCCAACGGGTGAAATGGACGTGTATAAAGAATTAGATAGGTGA